Part of the Emys orbicularis isolate rEmyOrb1 chromosome 10, rEmyOrb1.hap1, whole genome shotgun sequence genome is shown below.
TAAGTGTAGACACCCCCAAACTGGACTGCAGTTTTTCATGGCATTTAAGTGACTGTATTTGCCTCTTATTTGTAAAACTATCAATCTTGGCATGTTCTTTGATGTCAAGGCAACCTCTTTCCCCGCTGTTGCCCACCTGGTAACATGCTCCTTTCCCCTCGGTACGGGCTCTGTAGCATAGGCactgagtttctaatctgctggggggtgctcccccccagctctgcccaggccctgcccccactccaccccttcccccaggctccacccccaccctgcttcttcccgccccctcccctgagcacggtgcgccctcatttccccctcccgcccccacgcCTCCTGACACCACAAAGCAGATGATCcacaggaggcgctgggaggaagggggaggcgctgatcggcagggGGAGGTTTTGGTAGGGGGGCTGCCGTTGGGTGCTTAGCACCCGCCAtctttttcctgtgggtgctccagccccggagcacccacggagtcggcgcctatgctctgTAGCATCGCTAGACAGAAGTCCCTCTTTTAGAGGAAACACTAAACCAAGATCCCCTCCGTGAGCGGGGAATAACCCTCCCACGATATGTGCGCGAGCTATTATGGAGCTTGGAACGGCTCCTGCAGCTTCTTCCTAGCTGATCGTCACTTTGCACCGAGCTTTAGGATGGTAAGACACCCCGAGGACAGGGGCCTTCGAGAAGCCTACTGGATCACGCTAAATTTCATTCAAATTCTGTTCTGCTTTTCAGCACTGATCGGTGAgctctttagctggtgtaaatcggcctAGCTCGGTTGGCTTTAGTGGAAATAGGCTGATTACACCAGCTGTGGGGCCGGCCCCGGTATTTATAAGGCATATAAATGTTTTTGGTGGAACGAACCCGGCGGTTGGGTCTGCTTGTGCTGCATGCACGACCCATCTCTCTGCGGTTGGAGCGCTGGAGGGTTTATCTCAAGGCGCCGGGTTTCAGAGGAGGTGTAGCTTAGGAACCTAGCATCCGTTGCCTCTGCCAAATATGCTTTGGGATTTTAACATCCGGGGAGCCAGGAAAAAACCCATCTTCCAAGAGGCCAGGAGGCTGTTGCTACTGCTGTGACCCAACTAAAGCCCCACCTCCCGAGAGGGCAGGCAGCGTTGCTGGAGTGCCAGTGCCTCTGATGCAGATTGCATAACCACGTACGAAACTGCAGTACCCGCTGCTCCACGCTTCAAACTGCCTTCTCCTTCACTACACTCAGGCTTCCGCAGCAACGAGGGTGTTTGGCTTCACATCCTAATGCTGCCGgtattggggaggagggaggaaatcaACTGCCTGCGCGTAGCGAATAGACCGTTCACAAAGGCATGGCGGGAGAGGGGGAGGTCGATAGTGGATATTTCTAAACCTCTCTTCCTCTCTGCAAAAACAAAGGGATTCAATACCATGCTTCCCTTAAATGCATCAATGATTTTTATAGTGcatagagcagtgtaattaaataTTGATGGCAGAATTACCTACATGCCAGGCACCAGCTGCACCATTAGCAATGTTTATGAGCCTGCGTCAAAGTCCTCAGggtcagatcctcacctggtgtaaatcattgaGGCTCCATCGAATGCTAGGGAGTTCTGCCCATTTGGGGCTTAATTTTTCAGGGCAAGGCTAAACGGGGGAAACCCTGCCGCTGGTTTGAGGGGCGTGGGACTTACGAAACAGATGGTTGGAGGCTTCGGGAGGCCGGGTGGGTGACCTTGGGAAGCTTGCCCTGAAGTGCAGAGTCGCTCAGCCTCCCTGCTCAGATCAGCACGGTATCTGGTGCCGAGGCTCCCAAGAAGGGGGCCCCGTCGGCGTCAGGCTCTGTAACGCGAACCCCCGTGTGACATTGTGGGGCTCACCCAGAGCCATCAGGGGTTCTCTCTGCTTGTCTTATAACTTCGGGTGCCTTCATGCTGTACTGCTAGGCTCAGGGCTCTGGCACCAGCAGCCAGCCGACAGGCGTAAGGTTTCACCCTGCCTTCCACCAGCCTGGTGACCCCTTGCAACATGGATCAACAGCCCGAGTCTCCCCAGCTCTGTCTCCTTAAGTTCTGAACTCCCAGACGCTTGGACTTCTCCCCTCTGGGCCATCACCCCCGTAGGGGTGAAACCTGCCACCAGTGAGTTCACTTTGGAACACCAGGATTGCCATTCCCAAATGTTCAAAcccatgagtcaggctcaccaaaaaaaaaatcacgagattggctttaaaattgtGAGATTATGcaaaaataatagattttatgttctttttatttgccttctgctttgagCCTTgaaggtgcactggggtcacattttgaagctttctccacctccaccagggctagaaacttactttttctttaagactgAAGGTTGAAATCGTCatatatccacttgactccaggagctggggctttaaggaaaccaataattatcatgagactcatgacaaaatcataagAATTAGCAGCACTACGACATAGTCCACACAGTTTGCAAACGAGAGACCTGCTGGGGGTAAAAATAAACCGCAAGTTTATTTGACGGGAAAATCGTCGGTTCAGAGATAAACTGGTGAGGAAAAGCAACACACGCAGGTTACGCAGAAAATCAGCATAAAGACGCAACCTCAGGCTTTACACGCCTGTGTCTGCTAAACTCCCTTTTCTCatacaagttacctattgctgCTGGACGGCTTCCCAGCAGGTCCTCGGCCTAGCGGGGCTCCAGTGTGTCACAGGCAGCACCCTACTTCAATGCTGGCCTCTGTTTCTGGCTCCCCTTCACTTTAGCCCCTCTTTCCTTTTAACATGGTAATACCTGATTACCCAGAGGGGGGAAACTCCCTCCGTCCTTGGTTTTCTTGGAGTTTtaatgtctttccattaactttcgTGGTCCACTATTGTCTGTCCCTGGGTTGTACAATGCTCGGTGCCTGGAGTTAGTTTTGTGTAAACAGCTAGTCTGGGAGGTGTCCTTCCTTGCCTGTTGGCTTCGCTCCCTGTTGTGAGGCAATGCTGTAGTTGCGCCACAGCTACAATTACAACTTTCTACGCAAAGATACACGCATACGTGCAGAACTCTAACCTGGATACAGATCTCCTAATGACCACTAAGTTCAGAACATTGCACGCTTCCATCAAAGACATTGCCTGACATATATTTATACACCATAACCTTGTATACAACCAGTTGATTCACTTGCTTATTCTTCGGGGTTCAGATCCCCTGTTCGTCCATTGgggtgtctgggggtgtgggcacTGTGCTGCTGAGCCTTCCAATAAGACAGCCACTTAGCATCAGTCAGCGTAATGTGAACCTCTGTCTGCTGGGCATTGAGCTGTGACCTCTGCCCCACTCATTTCACCCAAGCCATCAAACAGCCACTGGGGCTTCCATCTGGTTGTCTTGAGCCAGGTTGGGTTTGAATCGACAGCCTATTCGGGAGAGGCTCTATATCCATCTACCAatctcctgagccatccagttcccCTCCTGCAGTGCCATTGGATACCTGACAGGGAGTGCAAAGCTTCCAATGCAGCAGCAATGCCCAGAATGTGTGGCTGTTACCAACCGGAGAAATGCTTGGAGTTATTTCTAATCCAGTAAATCATTATACGCCAGTAATCTCATCCAGCGGGAAATCAAGTTAATGGCAGATAGAGAGTATAAGCCATACGAAAGATAAGCTCTGTGGCTTTGAGGATGTGAAATAAAACCAAGAACCAaagaccacattttaaaaataacaaatacattCAGAACCATCTTGGTTTGTGGAATCATTTTCCTTTTTAGTCTTCTGACCTTGTAGGCTATTACGGGAGGACCTGGCTAATTCATAGTAAGCACAGGGAGACCTGTCGTCAACTACTAGATTCTAGGAGCTAGGGAGTAAAAAAGACAACTTTAATTTTCTTACCATTTCTGCTttcttcctcctctgccccccatgtCTGCATTTCACAGTGAAATCAGACCAGTCACTTTCACGCTTTGTTTCTAATCATTTGCATTCTAGTTCCCATGCACGCTAAGGTTTGTTGCTTGGCTTTCTGGACCTGTGCAGGCTATTTGAATGACTAAAGAAAGGGGACTGAAATATAGAGTGATCTAAGTATGCTAAATCCTACCTCAGTCCAAGGAaatggtctagatgacctctccaggtcccttccagccctacatttctgtgcttctatacagcggcggctccaggcaccagcgcaccaagtgcaCGCCTGGGGTGACAAGCtgtggggggcgccctgccggtcgcagtgagggcagcagtcaggccgcctttggcggcatgcctgcaggaggtccgccggtcccgtggtttcagcagcaattcggcggcggggacgccgaaggcacaggaccggcggaccgcccgcaggcatgctgccgaatcggcgtgaccagcggacgccgccgaaagccacctgcctgctgtgtttggggcggcaaaaaacatagagccgcccctgcttctataacaaaaggaaacatttgtaCTGATAaattgtgtaatttttttttcttaatgaagTCACGTTTTGGGTTTGTAACTAGATAAAAATCCCATCTGATGTTGAACTGTGCTGGGCTGGCACTAGTCTCTTTAAATACACACTATAACCAATATGTACCCAGCGATCTGCTGAGGAGGAGTATACTAAAACCATTTTGATTTCTTTTCACAGCCAGAAATGGACTTCTTTGGGCGCCAGCTTGTTAAGAAACAGGTGTCTCCATCAGCAGGTATGTGCAGAAAAGGCATGATGTTGGTCAGGAGAGATGGAAGGAAACTGAGAACATCTGTTGTAGTAGAAAGCTTTGCAATATCTTCTGTGGTTCCATAATGCTGAAATCAAACTGACTGTGGTTCACCGAAAGGGTGGATGGAGCTGGGGCGCAGTTTCCATGGCGTGTTTTGCAACGGTCTGACAATATTTATGTATAAGGGAGGATTGGAAAAAAACTTGGGCCATAAAgccagtccagtcccctacatGGAGCAGCTAGGGTAGGATATTTCATTATAGAAGCACCCAAAGGCCCAGTTAATAGGTAATAAAGATGGCTGCGGTTCTGCTCCTGCAATGTTTTAAGCAATAATtttacttagggcatgtctatgctacagctgTGGCGCTGTAGCGCCATAGCATAGACGCTTCCTACACTGATAGAGGGACTTTTCCTGCCGCTGTAGTTCATCCATCTGTCAAAGAGACACGAGCTAAGTTGATGGAACAGTTCTTCCCTTCACCTAGCTGCGTCTGTGCCAGGGGTTAGGTCGACCGAACTGTTGTGGTCAGGGTGTgacatttttcacacccctgagcgacggaGCCAGGTCAATCTAATTTTGAAATGTAGACCCGACCTTAGCAAAGTTAAGCAAGATGCTAAAGTGTGTGTAGGATCAGGGGCTTTTGAATGTAAGCCCCTAGTTCTGAATGCACTTAATGTGGCGTACTGAATTGACTATGGAACCactcgctcagtggtttgagcattggcctgctaaacccagggttgtgagttcaatccttgagggggccacttaaggatctggggcaaaatcagtacttggtcctgctagtgaaggcagggggctggacttgatgacctttcaaggtcccttccagttctaggagataggatatctccattaattaaattaaattaaatgaattaACTATGCCCAGCAGTAATGTTTGCAGGTGCCGTCCTTTTCAGTGTCTTATTGGTACTTCCTTGACAGTCTGTTGCCTAAACTTTAAGACTTTCCCATTTTAAGTCCCTTGATTTAATTGTATTATCGtatcttctctccccacccaccaaCCTTCTCTGGTTACCATCAGCTAATCAAACGTCCGAGCACAACTCTGTTGAAAAACAAATCGGAAAGGCCGTTGGAAAGAGCGATGTTTGGTTCCGATTTAATGAAGGGGTTTCGAATGCCGTCCGGCGGAATATTTACATTAAGGATTTGCTCTAGTgataatttaaagaaataaaactgaAGAAACAATACATacagaacagaaagaaaaattTGACTCTTAGCCTTCTAAAGAACATGTATGGTTCATGAGAACTTTCCTGCTTTTATTTTCTATTCAGctgtttgtaaaaataaataaataaataagcaaaataaatgtttttaaaaatttgtgaAGTATTGCTTTGTTTATTTCATTTATAAACCCTTAGTTCTCATATTTCGCTGGCTTTGCTGCAAAATTGTATATTCTACAATATACAAAAAAAGTattgaaaatgtttttataaaagtgttttttcttttaCAAGTTCAAAAAGGCTTTGTAAGGTTCACAGAAGCATAGTTAAGCGCAAGCTTAATTGAAAACTACAGGATTAATCAAGAGAAACCTTTTGCCCGTTGTTTGACATTGCTTTTCAAGTCCCCATTCTGATGCTGCTAATCAGCTAGTCTCCAATACATTGCATCTCTTACCAATTTACTCTTTTACGGCATGTGCTTTTTCAGTATAAAAAAGAATCGCTTctactaataaaaataataagacaAGATGAGGATAGTGTTTGTACAGTTAGTCATATTAGgaaactaataaaaaaaatgtacattcaGAGTTAATGCAAAATTGAATATCTCAGGAGGAAGCCATTTTGTCAGCCACGGCCGCTTGGGAGTGAAGTTGGATTTAGGGGCATTAGAGTATGGtacattttcctttttccacCCAAGGGTTGCTTTTCATCAGCTCTGGATTCAGAAATGGGTCTTCTGGAATGCTGTCTTCTATCCACTTCATCAACCTACAGAGAAGAGGGGAGAGGCGGGGTGGTTAAACGGCTCTGGGCGTTTCTCATTGTCTTATTCTGGCTGAAGTGGAGCTAGAATGTTTCTTTTCATTGTTACGCAGTAATGATACTTAGCGTTTCCATGGCATCGCCCAGCCAGCCCGGCCCGTCAGGTAGGTAAAATAATAGTATCCTCAAAAGACAAGGGGGCCAGGCAATTGCCCACGGCTACACAGAGTCAGGAGTGCGATTGTGAAGAGAACCCAGCAGTCCCACTAAACCCTCAACGCCCAGACTCTGAGTTTCCCAATGCTGTGGGGTTGCTGCCGTCGGAGTGAGCTACATCGGCTGCAGGGCACAGCATTGTTCAGAGTGGTGACGAAGCCCGATGGGCTGGTCTGTGGTGTGGGGAGCAGGAAACTTAGCAGAGGAGCAGTGGCTCTTGCATTTATTTGGCTCTTTAATTTTGTCTGTCCCTTGCACCGTGTCTCAGCAGGCCGCCTTTGGGATGGCTGAGTGGGTGAGCTGCCCCCAGGCCTCCTGGCACCGTGTTCAGCTACACTTGCCACtcgctctcctttcttctgtccAGTCTTCTCACTTCTCTTCTCTCACTTTTCGGTGTATTTTCCTTTTCACGTGTCTTGCTgactactccccctccctctccttatTCCCCCCCCACTTACCCAAAGGGTGTAGACGGTTGGAGGCAGAGCACAGAGAAGTGTGGGATGGCAGGTCGCCATCAATAGCTTCCTATTGTCTAATCTCTAACAAGGCAGGTAGGCTAGAGGAAGGATAGTCCCGTGGATAGGGGGTAGGTCTGGGGCTTACGCCTAGTTCgtccacagagttcctgtgtcaCTTTGGCCCAGGCCCTCAGAGGTATTTGAACACCtatctcccattaatttcaatgcatCTGATGCAGTTGGGATGGCCGGGGGGGacaggtcagtggtttgagcattggcctgctaaacccagagttgtgagttcaatccttgagggggccactctagggatctggggcaaaatcagtacttggtcctgctagtgaaggcagggggctggactcaatgacctttcagggtcccctccagttctaggataggtatgtctccatatattcatatttatttattacttctgCTATCTAGATAGGTCTTGGATTGGATTCTTAGCGCTCCCAGGGCTTAAAAGAACAGTGCACGACTCCTTTCTCATGAGAATTTGCACAACAACACTACAAAGATTTGGAACTTAATGAAGTCATTAAGTCGTATGAATTTTTCCAGAAGCCAGGAGAGGTGCCTAGAATGGACTAGGTCCTGCCGCGTGCGCTATGGAGTTGTCCCCAGTGCAATCAGTTTGCACCCGAAggtgcagattttcaaaggtagatGCAAGTTCAGTGGCAGcttccctcaccccccctcccttgCACCAGCAGATGCCTGCCTTTACACACGTATTTGGCACAAGTGTTGCCGAGCGACTCTGTTGTACGTGCACTTATCCAGGCTGTGGGTGCGGAGAGGGGAAGTGATGTTTCTAGGTGCACCTCCAGCCTGGCTCCGCAGGGAGTGCTATCTTCAGGCCCGCTGGGCGGTGCGGGGTGCATGGCCACCATTAAATATGGACTAAAGCAGGAACCCTGCAAGCTACTACCACCTCGAGAGCAGGTCACCGAAGGGGAAGCATCCTTTGCTTTCTAATCCAGGGGGAAAGAACTGAGAAACAGCTGATCCAACCCAAACATGGCTAAAACCGAGCTAAATTAAAGTTAGGTGCAGACACGTGTTAACCTAGCGTTACCCTTATCCCGGGCAAATCTTTCCTGCTGGCCTGGAACCCCAGTGCTTAGGCTTCCTGGAAGATTGGACACACAACCCACTTCTCTCTATGTATCAGTGCTTAGATCCTATGACGATAATGGGTGCTGGAGAAAACTGGCCATGCTGAATGCTTTTGGCTCTGCCGTCCTCCCTCGGTATCGgtggtgctgctggtggggcagagACAGTTGTGTAGCTAAGGTTAGGAATTTACGCCTAGATTCTCTGAGGTAATTAGGTGCTTAACTGCAATTGATTTCAAAGGTCCTAAGTATTGTGGAAGATCTGGGCCCAAGTATTCTTGATGCCGATTTATTTCTGGTAAAGGGCGCTGGAGTCGAGACCCTAGAATCTGCCGTCCTATtcagggccagcagcagggccCACTTCCCACAGGGCCTGCCAAtgcacctccctcctcccaaccATGCGGCGCACCTAGAGGGGTTTTCCTGTCTGTGTCTAACTCATCCTGAGCCTTTCGGCTGAGGCTGCTGACAGCGAGAGcaagatcctgagctggtgcatATCAGCCTGGCGCCATTGACCTGaaaggagctacaccaatttatatcCATGTGGTTCAAACTGCCTGTTTGAGATGAGGGTGTATAGCCACTAGGCCTTGGTCTGAGACCCACCACCTTGTTCCATGTGGGCTACTGAACGGCCGCCAGAAGGGGCCGGGGAAAGCATTGACTCACTCAGGTATTGTTTTAGAAGACATTTCCCTCTTGTAAGCCAGTTGGTATTTCAGGCTGTCTACTTCCTTCTTCCACTGTGGGAGGTCCCATTCATCCATGGTGGCAGGTCTTAGCGAACGTCCTTCTTAATGGGGAAGCAACCTGGGCTGAAAAACAAAGGCAAATTTGTGCTCGTTAACACTCCCAAAGCCCATTCCTCCTCAGGTGCGTTGGTTGTAGCTCGTTCCCTCCCGCTCTAGCCCTTCATGGCTGAACACGTCAGTGCTGGACGGCCCTTGGAAATGAGCTTTCCTACAGGCGTCTCTAGTTGCTGGAAAAGACCCTGCCCTGGCATTCACAGATCAAGTGGCTTGTCGGGAACGCGTCAAGGTTTTCGGTGCAACCTGCCCCTTTGCCCGGGGCCTGTTGGGTGTAATGGGCGTGACGGTTACCCGGTGATGGTGGCTCCACACGTAGCCCTGCCATAAGAGTTCAAACAAaatgaactcacaacctggggcTTAGGATCTGCTGATGCAGAATCCCCCCTTCGGCATATTCACCGTGCATGCGCCACGGACTCGGGCTGTCGTCACCACTGGGGGTTGCAGATGGTCAGCGAGGTCATGCCAGGAAGCTGAGCTTTGGCTACCCTTCATCGTGGTCCCTGGCattgaccctcccccccaaaatctgcTCCTGCCATAGCCCTTAGATGTCCTTCCAGACCTTTACCGGGGGCTCATTGTTTGCAGCTCCTTCactgccacccagccccacctctctAAACATGGGAGAAGGCCTTCGTAGCCCAGAGTCACACCATCGTTTGACAGCTGTTGCCCTTCGCTCTTCTTTCTGTGCTGCAACTGCGTCGTACTTGGGGTCCCACCCATGCATTAAGGGTCCCGGCCATGGCTGCTGCTCAATCTGAGGCTACCGCTAAGGAACTAGGTCGGGCTCGTGTGTTCATTTGAAAGTAATTCTCCCCTGggttgttccccctcccctctgcaatTTGCATAGTGCATCATACGGCATTATCATTTGACTAACAAATCCTTTTGAGTGCGGCACGGGGCGGGGGAGCTGGCAGCTGTTCCTGACCGATGGAAATGAAGGATTTAGCCTTGATGTAAATATCTGCCTTTGAGGAGTGGTGTAACAGCGGGCTAAGCTCCAAAGTGGGTCGGACACATGGTACTTGCTAACCACAGCCCCTTTGTTCCGAATCCTGCCTTCCCTGTGTGAAACCAGGCCCAGATCCTGCGGACTGAGACTCTCCTGGCATTGTGTGTCTCATGGTCAGAGAAGATCCAAGTGTACTTGTCTCAGACAGTAGGACAACACTTACAAGTGGCATGTGACTATAAGCAGCCTGGGATTCAGATGGGGGAAGGCAAAGGGTTCATGAAGAGAGAGGCAACGAGTGACTTCCAGGGGAGACAAACCAAACACAATTCTTACTGAATGAGCCTGGGGAAGGTTTCCTTTTGGACACCTGGGAGAGACCCACCAATGTTCTGATTTGGGCAAGTCGCTGGTGCCACATATGCAGATACCTGCTAAGTCTGGATACGAGAGGGAAGACAAATTTTGTGTGAGGGGCTTTCAGACAGCTGGGGAGAGGCCCTGGGTCAGAGGAAAGAATGCTGGCTCAATCTCCGAGCCAAGATTGAGATTCTCTTGGCATAGGGCTAATCTGCCAGTGGACACAGAGGAGGTCCAACCACCGGAGACAGCATAAGCTGTTCTAACAGCTGGCTGTTGGCAAACACAGCTGAGCACAGCTTCCTATTGTCTAATCTCGAACAGGGCAGGTAAGCTGGAGGAAGGATAGTCCCGTGGACAGGGGGTAGGCCTGGGGCTTACGCCTAGTTCttccacagagttcctgtgtcaCTTTGGCCCAGGCCCTCATAGGTATTTGAACACCTctctcccattaatttcaatgggagtgggGGCTCTTATATACCTTCCAGGATCTGGGTCCTTGTCTCTCGGGAGCCTGATTCCAACATGGAGGTGGAACCCATCGAGTTTGTTGGTATAAAACGTCGCGGGTTAGTTAGTTTGCTGTCTGTCTCACCTAGAGTTCTGCTGCATCACAAGCCCCTGAGGCCCTTTTGAAGCCCCAAAGGGAACAAAGCATTGCTTTCCTGCAGCGCATGCAAGGGATCGTTCAGAGATTCCTCCTGGATCTAACAGgactttaagggccagattctggtaccCTTAGCCTGAGTCATACATTACAaatagcctcactgaagtcagtgggacttctgATGGCGTAAGGTGCTGTTCAGCACAAGGAAAGATATCCGAATCTGGCCTACGG
Proteins encoded:
- the GNG13 gene encoding guanine nucleotide-binding protein G(I)/G(S)/G(O) subunit gamma-13, translated to MDEWDLPQWKKEVDSLKYQLAYKREMSSKTIPELMKWIEDSIPEDPFLNPELMKSNPWVEKGKCTIL